The Streptomyces sp. NBC_00659 genomic interval GGCACGTCCGCGATGGTGTAGACGGTCTCGCCCGCCGTCACCACGCCCAGGTTCGGGACGAGGGTCGTGAAGGGGTAGTCCGCGATCTTCGGCTTGGCCGCGGACAGGACCGAGATGAGCGAGGACTTGCCGGCGCTCGGGTAGCCGACGAGCGCCACGTCGGCGACGGTCTTCAGCTCCAGGACGATGTCCTGCATGCCTCCGGGCACGCCGAGCAGCGCGAAGCCGGGCGCCTTGCGGCGGGCCGAGGACAGCGCCGCGTTGCCGAGGCCGCCGCGGCCGCCCTCGGCGGCGACGTACGTGGTGCCCTGTCCGACGAGGTCGGCGAGGATGTTGCCCGCCTTGTCGAGCACGACCGTGCCGTCCGGCACGGGCAGGACGAGGTCCTGGCCGTCCTTGCCGGAACGGTTGCCGCCCTCGCCGGGCTTGCCGCTGGTCGCCTTGCGGTGCGGTGAGTGGTGATAGTCGAGCAGCGTGGTGACGGACTGGTCGACGACCAGGATCACGTCACCGCCACGGCCACCGTTGCCGCCGTCCGGGCCGCCGAGCGGCTTGAACTTCTCCCGGTGTACGGAGGCACAGCCGTGACCTCCGCTACCCGCGGCGACGTGCAGCTCGACGCGGTCCACGAAGGTGGTCATGTGGGGTGCCTCCAGCACTTCGGTTACATCGGTTACTTCAGTGCGTACGTACTTCGGATACTTCAGTACGTACGGGAATGTCTCTTGCGTAACACGCGAAAGGCGGACCCTCTTCCCGTGGGGGAAGTGAGGTCCGCCTCGCGAGGAACTCTGTTCTACGGAGCCTGGGCCCCGAGGCACCCGACCCGGTCCGCGTGGAACCGGATCAGCCTCGACGGGACTCGATCAGGCGACCGGAACGATGTTCACGACCTTGCGGCCACGGTGCGTGCCGAACTCGACCGCACCGGCGGCCAGCGCGAACAGCGTGTCGTCCTTGCCACGGCCGACACTGACGCCGGGGTGGAAGTGGGTGCCACGCTGGCGGACCAGGATCTCACCGGCGTTGACGGTCTGACCGCCGAAGCGCTTCACACCGAGCCGCTGAGCGTTGGAGTCGCGACCGTTCCGAGTGGACGATGCGCCCTTCTTGTGTGCCATGTCTCAGTCCCTACCCTTACTTCGCAGCCGCGGGGATCTCAGTGACCTTGATCGCCGTGTACTGCTGGCGGTGGCCCTGACGACGGCGGTAGCCGGTCTTGTTCTTGTAGCGAAGGATGTCGATCTTGACGCCCTTGTGGTGGTCCACGATCTCGGCCTGGACCTTGATGCCCGCGAGGACCCAGGGGTCGCTCGTCACGGCTTCGCCGTCGACAACGAGCAGGGTCGAGAGCTCGACCGTGTCGCCAACCTTGGCGGTGGGAATCTTGTCAACCTCAACGATGTCGCCGACAGCAACCTTGTGCTGGCGACCACCGCTGCGCACGATGGCGTACACGCGGATCTCTCTTTCGCTCGGAACGGGACCCCGCAGTCCAGCCGCCCGGTAACGAACACGGGCGAGCCTCTCCCAGCCACTACGGCAACCGAAGCGACCGGGAGGAAGAGGTTTACGGGGATGTGGCAGGTCATTCGACATGCCGACGATCCAGGTTACGGGGCCCGGCTTGAGGGGTCAAACCGGGCTCCGGGGCTTCAGGGCCGTGCGTTCAGCCGGAAAGCCGCAGCTTCTCCGCCTTCACACCCCTGATCAGGTTCTCCAGCGCTTCGTCCGAGGGTCCCAGACGGAACACCCAGGCGGCGAGAAGGTACAGGACGCCGTCTTCGTCGATCGCCAGGAAGAACTCCGTCCCGGCCTCGCCCAGCGGAAGGAACCGGCGGCCGGAACGCTCCGACAAGTCCGCGAACCTGTACTCCTCCCCAACGGCCAGTTCGGGATCGATCTCGAACGGCTCCCGCGCGCAGCTGACACCGGGCCCGCTGACGTCGACCAACAGACCGCCGAACTCCATCAGGGCAGTTGTCGCACGGACCGATGCCCACTTGGAAGTTCTTGTTGGCCCTGGCCCGCCTTCTCACGGCGGCCGCGGAGGCTCCCGTGGGATCCTGGTCGGCGCTTGCAAGGCCTGCGTGAGGCATTCCACCAAGCCGCATCCACCGTGGTTGTCGCCCTGGGCGCCGTCAACCGTGATCTACGGCAGCAGCGTGAGTGCGGATACGTGTTTCGGCTTGACGACGGTGAAGTGCCGACGGTCGATGGTCGCGACGCGGTCGATGCCGTAGCGCTCCGCGATGGCGATCACTGAGGCGTCGACCGCGCCGAGTGGGAAGTCTGCGTACTGGCGGACCAGTTCGCTCATCCGCTCAATGTCCTCGGTGGTGGGGTGGACGAGTTCGAAGCGGCCGCGTGCGACGAGGTCGAGGAAGGATGCCTCGATATGCGGCCAGGTCTCGAAGATCCAGCAGACCTCGGTCATGACGGGACTGGGCAGCAGGCGGCGGCCGGTGGTGGTGGCGAGGAACTGGGCGCACTCGGCGTGACGGTTGTCTCGCCGATCCAGCGCCGCAACGATCGGACCGGTATCGAAGACAGTGGTGGTCGTCATACG includes:
- the rpmA gene encoding 50S ribosomal protein L27, which gives rise to MAHKKGASSTRNGRDSNAQRLGVKRFGGQTVNAGEILVRQRGTHFHPGVSVGRGKDDTLFALAAGAVEFGTHRGRKVVNIVPVA
- a CDS encoding type II toxin-antitoxin system VapC family toxin; this translates as MTTTTVFDTGPIVAALDRRDNRHAECAQFLATTTGRRLLPSPVMTEVCWIFETWPHIEASFLDLVARGRFELVHPTTEDIERMSELVRQYADFPLGAVDASVIAIAERYGIDRVATIDRRHFTVVKPKHVSALTLLP
- the rplU gene encoding 50S ribosomal protein L21, whose protein sequence is MYAIVRSGGRQHKVAVGDIVEVDKIPTAKVGDTVELSTLLVVDGEAVTSDPWVLAGIKVQAEIVDHHKGVKIDILRYKNKTGYRRRQGHRQQYTAIKVTEIPAAAK
- a CDS encoding SUKH-3 domain-containing protein; translation: MMEFGGLLVDVSGPGVSCAREPFEIDPELAVGEEYRFADLSERSGRRFLPLGEAGTEFFLAIDEDGVLYLLAAWVFRLGPSDEALENLIRGVKAEKLRLSG